The nucleotide sequence GCGTACTCCACACCGATCGCCCGCGTGGCGCCCTGACACACCGCCACGGCCAGCAGCTCACCGCGGCCGGTGCCGACGTCCACCACCGTCTCGCCCTCGCGGAAGCCGGCCATGTGGAGAGCGCCGGGGTACATTCCGTGCCAGGCCTCGCCGCCGGAGTCGCGCCACTCCTCATAGCCCGCACAGGCATGCAGGTAGTAGTCCTCGTCGTAGACGTCGGCGGGGACCGCGGGTGGCGGCAGCGTGCTTGTTGCCCGTGCTTCGATCGTTCCTCCTACGCCCGGCATCCCGCCGGGCGCCTTCCCACAGCCGATCGTAGCCTCGATCCGGCCCCGCCGCTACGGTCTCGACCCGTGCGCCTGATCGTCGCCCGCTGCGAGGTCCGCTACTCCGGCCGCCTGGAGGCCGTGCTGCCCGAGGCGCTGCGCCTGCTCATGCTCAAGTCCGACGGCTCGGTGATGGTGCACTCCGACGCCGGCGGCTACAAGCCCGAGAACTGGATGACGCCGCCCACGGTCGTGGAGGAGGACGGCGACGGCATCGTTGTGCGCAAGCAGGGCGCCGAGGACCGGCTCGACATCCGCCTCGCCGAGGTGCTGTCAGACGTCACGCACGACATGGGCGAGGCGGCGGCGCTGCAGAAGGACGGCGTCGAGCGGCACCTGCAGGAGCTGCTGGCCGAGTCGCCCGAG is from Thermoleophilaceae bacterium and encodes:
- the nucS gene encoding endonuclease NucS yields the protein MRLIVARCEVRYSGRLEAVLPEALRLLMLKSDGSVMVHSDAGGYKPENWMTPPTVVEEDGDGIVVRKQGAEDRLDIRLAEVLSDVTHDMGEAAALQKDGVERHLQELLAESPEWCGEGFRLVRREWPTDIGPVDLMCRDAEEDWVAVEIKRIGTIGAVEQLCRYLERIRLDPALASCRGVLAAQVVKPQARVLAESRGLGWVEVDLALLRGEREPDLTLFAQ